The window TCCTCAGCGCCTGCTTACATTGGCGTAAAAGTGGACATCGTTACGTAACTAACTTACCTAgactttaaccccgttacagGCCGGGCCGTTGGCGCGACAGGATATTATTATGCGGAATAATGCGGATATGTCCAGACGAGTtctctacagtactgtattgtCAGTCTGCTCCATGCTCCATGGTGATACGGATCAATATTATAATGccgaggtactccgtattcgcCGGGGTGTAACCCATGCAAGCCCCACGAATCTTCTTGCAATgtctacatgtacgtacggagtacttatttatatacctgtaggtgtacacctacgtgcGAGTAGTATATCTTTCTAGAATAGCCTTGTGACATTAGTTCTTCCAAGTGTTCAAAATCCTGTTGTTTGTGCCccctaccaagtactgtcTGTCTATGGAAGGATTCACTCTGACGTGTACTCTGCCAGTGTGCCAACTTTGGCACGTCTCATTTCCATCAGCATCTCTGTGTTCATCACCATATCTCGGCGAAATCTTTCCAGCAGTTTGTACCCTTTCCAGGCTAAATCTTAACAGTCTCGGCGAATAACCGGCCTTTGACCAATAAGTTACCCTTCATGATATGCTAGTTGCCCGAAATTGACGCTCGCATCCGTTTGCACTACTGTACGATCTGTACCTGTAGGGCGGCAGATGCATGGATGGAATCTCGGCCGTATTTTCCTCCAACGCAACGATGCCGCCACGCATGCGAACCAGAAGACGATGCCCGGAACAGATACAGAAGAAGGAGACAAATGGGCGTGAATGTCATGAGCACAAATATCATGAGCACAACAGGCTCTCTTTCAATTACAAAGATCGCACGAGATTGGTCTTGGATGCTATCGGCCAATTATCATCCTTGCTTCTAACAACCTCCATAACTAGCTTCATACGTATTGATGCATCATCAGTATAATGGATTCTGTCGAAGAAGCCGCGGATAAGGGTTAGAATATAGAAGTCGTCTCCTTGGAGGATGTCCGACTTCTCGTTGCGACGGTTCAAAAAGCAGACTAGAGAAAAGACTATATTAACCAACAGATCCTATTCTGTTGGATTTGAAACTGTAGTGGTGTAAGTACGTGTGAAAGCCTAGACGCGAGTTTGTCAGTTGGACGGACGATGTAATTGCAGCATCCCGTAGTATCCAAAACCTTTCGTCGTACGAGTTTACACCCAGTTGCGGCATCCATCTCCACCCAAACATTCAAGTATTAGCTTCATCCCTGCTACGCCCTTAATACCGCATAGCCTCGATGCGCGCTACTCGTACGGGAGCTATCCTGCCCATGTATTGGTGCCATCAACTTGAGCTGCTGTTGCGTGACTAAAAGGATGACACAGGACATTAAAGCCTCTTACTCACTTCAGGGATGGCGTCGGGGACCTCCACTGGCGTAATGTCTGTGAAGCTGCGCCACAAGAATAGTATCACTCTACAAGTTCGGGTTTCACGTTGACAACGGTTCGGCTGGCAGGGCAGACATTTCGATGATCAGAACGGCAAAGAGAATACGACGCTCCTGCTTGCTTCTATTTCTTGCTTGAATTCCGTATTACCACCAATCGGTCTCCCGCTTCAGATTGATAAGAAGAAGTCTTGAGTGACCTATTCTGGGAAGGATACGGTGTTCGTTGAGGTGGCGGACCATATGTGTCGTCCTGTCCGTTGATCAACTTCATTGATGCTCCGACTGGTGGCATATTCGGAAGATATGCACTGAAGATGTATGTAGGTCCTCTCTCGGAGCATATGTGAATCAATTCGCCTCTATTTCGGGCAGGAAGCCTCAGCGCCCAAGTGGCGACAGCGGCCTTGTCATCAAAATAACTTCGCACCTCTATATGGTTCTGGGGCGGATTTTCGCGGGCGACAGGTGGAATAATGTAAACTATATTTTTTTGTATGGAGCATAACCCCGGAGTTGTATTCGGCACGCACGTGAAATGAGACCATATACTGCTGACTGCGGAGCGAGCATCCAAATTTACTTGGTACTGTTTCTGTCCGTCAGTCACCTGAGGCTTTCGTACTCTGGGTAATTTTGGTTTTGTTGTCCCAAATGTATGGCCGCATTGCAAGTCGGGATTCTGCAACGGGGTTTGGGGCATGCCTTTTGAATGGTACACGAAGAAAATTGCGAGCAGCCCCGGTAAAGGGTGCTGGAAATAGAGTATCAACTGCTAAGCAGTTATTTAGCTAGACGTCTATTGGCGCCCTAACTCACCTCCGTTATCATTACAGCCTACCACCAGGTAGGCCTTCCCTCAAACTTTATGCGGGAAGGTGAATGAATGCATGTACCGCCTACCTTGTCTTGTACTATAAGTAATACTCATAATACTTAAACAACAGGTTATGTAACTATATCTGAGCCTTGGGCAGTACCTTTATTACAACACGAACCGTTCCTCCTGCTGGCGCGATCCCAGGAACAATTATAGTACAGACACCTACGGGATACGTAGTTAACTACATCTGAGCCTTGTGACAGGTACCTTTATTACAACACGAACAGTTTCTCCTACTGGTACAATTCCAGGAACAATTATTGTGCAGACACCAACGGCATACGTAAATACATCTGGGCCTTGGACAGGAACCTTTCGTACAACCGAATCGTTTCTCCTACTGGTACAATCTCGAGCACTATTATAGTCCAAACGCCTACGGCATACGTAACTACATCCGAGCCTTAAACAGGTGCCTTTGTTGCAGCCCGAACCGTTCCTCCTACTGGTACAATCCCGGGCGCAATTATTGTACGGGTCCCCACAGGGTATGGGTCTATAACTCAGCCTTGGGCTGGCACTGTTGTAATAGCCCAGATCGTTCCTCCTACTATTACGATTCCGGGTATAATTATTGTACAAAACTCTATAGGATATGTATCTACAATCGAGCCTTGGACTGGCTGGCACTGTCGTAACAACTCGAACTGTTCCTCCTACCGGTACTATACcgggtacaactactgtgCAGACCCCTACTGGGTATGTTCTATAACGGAGCCTTGGACTGGCACTATCGTAACAACTCGGACCGTTTCTCAGACTGGTACCATTCTAGGAACGATTATTGTACAGCTTCCTACAGGTATATTACCACAACCGAACCTTGGACTGGTACCTTGATGACTACCGGTACTATTCCTGCCACTGGTACGATTCAGGGTACAATTGTTGTACAAACGCCTACTGCATATGTTTTTACAGCCGAGGCTTGCACTGGTACTGTTGTAACAATTCGAACTGTTCCTCCTACTGGTACGATTCCGGGAACGATTATTGTACAGACTCCTACGGGATATTTTATTACAATCGAGCCTTGGTGGTCTGGCACTATTGTAACAACTCGGACTGTTTCTCCAACAGGTACGATTCCGGGAACGATTATTGTGCAAACACCTACAGGGCATGTTACTACAACCGAGCCTTGGACTGATACTGTTTTAACAACCCAAACTGTGCCTCCTATTGGCACCGTTCCTGGAACGATAATCGTACAGACTCCATTGGGATACACTACTACAACTGAACCCTGGACTGGTGCTGTAACAATTACCAAAACAGTTTCtcctactggtggtattCCCGGAACAATAATCGTGCAGACGCCACTAGCATATATCCCTACAACACAAACTTGAACCGGTACTGTTATAGCAACTCAGACCTTTCCACCCACTGGTACCGTCCCTGAAACGATAATTGTGCAGACCCCATTAGGATACATTATTACAACTAAGCCCTGGACTGGTACCGCGATATCAACCCGAACTATATCTCCTGCGGGTACTATTCCCTGAACAATAATCGTGCACACACCACCTGTACACATTACAACGATCAAATCCTGGACTGGTAGTGTAATAACTACCAGAACAGTTTCTCCTGCTAGTACCATTCCCGGAACAATAATCGTACAGACGCCACTGGTATATATCAATAGGATTTCCACGGCGGGGGTTTGGTGGCCAACCCTGGACTGGTACTGTTATAACAACTCGGACTGTTTCTCCTACCGGTACCGCTCCCGGAACGATAATTGTGCAGACTCCATTATGGGAGCTGGCTGTTTGGCCCACCATTTGAAACACGAAAGTAATGTAATTACAGGCTGCTATGCTAACAGTActttagttgtacttgcacggagtactgtaggatGAGTGGAGTGGAGCGTACTTCAATGCCATACACAGACATACGGTAAAAATACGTGTACTCAACATTCTTGTGCTCCTTGGCAACGGCTTGCAGCTGCTGCTATTTCAAGGTGGCTGTAACGCCGCAACGGCAATAGGGCAGTTATGACATCCGTTGACCTACAGCATAGGGCCGTTTGTATTCTTAATTaggtacagtattactctgtacatgaTAACGCTTTGTCGCCTCAGCGAGTCTGTCCCGACTAGGCTGCAAATATTGGGCGCCGCACTGAGTTCGGGCTTCCTGGATGCTATATGTTGCAATTAAGTCCCTTCGCCAGTGCCGACAAGGACAATTGACCCGCGAAGGAATCAAGACATCGTGTCCCCTCCACGTTCCGGTACTGGTGCGCAAGCATAAGCAATAATTACCCTCTGCCCATGCATATGCACTTAAGTATGTAGTTTCTGTAAGTTCTGGTACACCAGCTGAGCCCAAAATTACTGAGAGTGTGCTATTGTTAGACGCATATACTTACGTACATATACTGCGCGCCTATGCGCATTAGATATTCTCTTAATACGGCCAGCTTCTTACGGCTGGTTCATGAACAAGTTAGTGTCGAATCATATGCATCCGTAGCAATACGAAGGTGTTCACTTTCAAGAACAACGAATAGAAGTGTCCTCCGCACCCCAATGGAAGATCCACTCGGCTGTTCTCATGCGCGTGTTGGTTCGGATTCAGTTGGCCCAATACCTATGTATTTATACATGtatgagtacggagtaatacatgcacagtaatacttgcaagtgcacaGCACAAGAGTAggcctacttgtacataccTAAGGAAAATGCACGTTACATCGCATCATGATTTTACGATGCGGcagtgtgcatgtacgataccaccagcaccagcaccgccTAAGTGCTAGTGTTGTTTTGTGCAATGGGTTCCGTTGCACCGTGTCGTGCACACTCAACAAATCCGCAAGCCGTCAATGCACTACGGTTATTTTTACCCACGGATGCAGTCAGGTCAGATCAGCCAATCAGAGAAAGACTTTATCTTCATCTGCTTGAATCAAGTTACGACGCCCGCCCTAGGGCAAGTTACTGAATGTGGGTTAGACTAGGCAAAGTAGCACAACCGGAGTGCCGAGATGGGGGACGCTGTGATGAGGGTGGAGAAATATCAAGCATTTATTTCATCTTGATGCTACGGCATCAGTGCCCCCGCTTTGTTAAGTGACtgaagtactccgcactccgtacaggggGAGTATTTTATACGGGGTACATTATTCTATTTTTAAACCCACAGGCAACGCCTCATCGAAATAGTATTCATGTCGGCCTACTATTTCAATCGCGTCACATCAATCACAAAATCCTATTCTCCCATGGCCATGCTACATTCCAGCTTGTCATGTGTTGAGGGTACTACAGTTTGTGGGACTTGGTTCAATATGCGCATGACCTTAGTCCTATCAAACATGACGTTTACGTTTAAATTTATTGTCAAGTAAAGGGTTTCATTACTCTCGGAACGAAGTATAAATATGCTATACTCCTGGCCCGAATAGTAGTCAAATATTGGGTACACAGAGAGCATCATTCCAAGACCAATCCTTACTAAATCATCTCGGCAAATCTTATTGAACCCTACCCAGTTTTCAGCAAGTATCGACATAATGCGTTTCCAGGCCCTCCAAATACTGCTTCTCGGCTACGTGGCCAGCACGGTGGCTTCAACAAAATGCCTGACATCGTCGCCTGAGTTGTATTGCTCTGAGGATACGCCTCATTCTGTTGAATATTGCGAAGAAAAACTAGCCAAGCAAAGGGATATGATATCATGCCAACGCTCCAAGAACCCTGGCTTCTCTGAAACGATAAACATTGACGTTTACATACATGTTATTGCTAACGAGACTCATGGTCACCTCGACAACCAAACTCTAAGCCGTCATATCTCTAGAATAAATAGGGACTTTACTGCCTCAAACATCGCTTTCAAGATCAAAGGCGTTGACAAGATCGTCAGAAGCTGGCCAATCGGGTTCGACAATACTCATGACATGATAATGAAAAGCGGAATCCAACGAAAGGGGGACATGAGCGCTCTGAACATCTTCTTTTTGGCTCATATTGATGACCCCCTGAAAAATCATGTTCTTGGATGGTCTTCCATGCCCTGGTGGGCAATGCAAGAGTCAATACGCGATGTCGGAAGCGATGGGATATTTATTCACTCAGAGACTGTTCCTACAAGCTTGAACATAACCGCGAAAAAAGATGAGAGCGACACCACGACGCATGAAATTGGTCACTGGCTTGGCCTCTTCCACCCGTGGGATAACACCCTACCCGACTGCAGTGGCCCTGGTGATGGGATAGATGATACGCCTGCTATGACGCGGAACAATATCAAGGGCGCTCTTGGTCCTGACTCGTGCCCCGACTTAGCTGGAATGGATCCTGTTGACAACTTCATGGTATATACCCACAATTCTGGTGAAAACAAGTTTACGCCGCAGCAGATAGAGCGCATGAGGGCTATGTGGTTTCAGTATCGTGCACCTGATAATGGGACTTCTAGTCTCTGCAAGACTGCCTAAGCATGCTCGACATATATGGGGTCAGGCCTGATATGGGTTCGTTGGATAACGCTGATACGAAGCATTGGCTGCGACTAGAAAACGGCTGTTGAATGGAATGGGCTAGGCAAGTAGAATCTCGGGAAAACTCTTGATATTGCATTATTCAGTCATTACATACAGTAACCACTTGATCGTCTACATCACGAAAGCACCAACGCTCTCTTTTCTCTTGATCTTGCCTCTACGGGTCTCGTGCGTAGTCAGATGCGACTCTTGTAGATGCTTTCACTACCCGTTGCAAGGAAAGGGGAGTGTAGGCAGCTAAAAATATCTGTGAAGAGGACATTCATTCTCAATAACCGATTAGTTATGACACTCAAATTTCCATGGTCCTCGTAGAATGGGGGGAGTACTGCGATGCGGTTCTGCCGAGTGATGCGGTCGCGGGCAATCCTCCTGCTAGTCCCCTTTTGCCTACCAGCGAGACAATTGTCTCTAGATCTCTTATGTGTATTGTTTTATATGTCGGATAAGTATCTGCAGAGACTACCGGCAGGATGGGATAGCTGCCTCCTCCTAGCTCACTGGCAGAACGATTGCGTTGCCCAAGAATTAGCTCATATTGCAGCCGCAGTCTTTCTTGCCAGTATTTATTGATATTGCCCATAGATATGGCAAGGATGGGTCACGAAAATCGGAAAAAACTCCTAAAAATACATTGGATAGGCCATTGTGGGAGTCCCCCAAAGTATAGTCGAATCAAACGTCCCCCCACGATGTAACGGGTTGGGTAACAAGGCTTAATACATCAGCCTTGTCATCTAGTCAAAATGAAATGTCTCTGGCCGATATAGTTCCGCAAATGGTCCAGGACCAGGATTTTGCATACAAACTCCATCTTATGCGGGGAAACTACCTCTGCCGTTGTGGCCACCCCTATCGGTGAGGGACGGAGTCTGTTGCAACAGTCCGAAGGAGACCCGTCGAGCGGATCACACGTACGCAGGCAGTCATCAGATGGTCAGAAACGGTCTGCGTGGTCTTCTGGAAGTTGTACATAGAGTTAGCAAGGGGTTTGTCGCAACAGACAGCATCCAATTCAGCGCGCCGCTCATTTTTTGTAGCCTAGTTGGGTGCGGCAGGGTTtctgcatgtaagtaattaatatGGCAATGGTCCGAGCAAGTGCCCTGCTTACTTGCACAGgtacacctagttgtacttgtactgagCACATGTAAATGTAAACGGGAGTGAAAGTGTGCCCCGTTTCCCAACCAAACCCACCCCGATAGTAAACACGTTTTTCAGCTTGTTCGTCGTGCACACGGTCCCTGCGGTTTGTCACTGCTTGGACGGGTCGAGCACTGGGTATTGTAGGGTTGATGGCACACAGAGCGCACTGACAGGCGACAGAAACCGGACGAGGATTTCAGAGTTTGGCGAGCGGCAAACGCCCCTGCAAACTATTCATGGAATATACAATGTCTCTCTATGTGTTACCGAGAGATTGTTAGACAAGGTTTTTCTTGCGCTCTGCGCAACCTCTGTGCTTACCGCCTGGGGCGGATATATTTTGGTCCTAGCGAGGGTCAATGCGCCGATCGCCCCAGCGCTCTCGCCGTGCTGTTGCCCGAGTTCCATCTCCCCGGGGAAAATATCAAGCTAGTTAGTCCTCCATCCACACTCTATTGTTGCTATTAATCAGGTCGCCGATGGTAGCGATGCCGCCCGGCTGAATAACCCCGGCCCTGGATCTCTACCTTGCCAGTCTGTCCGTTTTCCTACCTTATACACTCAAGCTCCAGAGTCATAGGGGGGCATTTGCACGCCCTCATTCTTGAGCTTTTCTGCGGCAGCCCTAGCCAAGGGCTCTTCTTCGGTCAGGCCAAAGGAGTGCCATTCAACGAGGAGGTAGTCCACGACTGTCCACACGCTCATGTCTGCCATGTGAGGAAGGATCTGGTACTCCGAGCCTTCGATATCCATCTTTACGATGACAAAGTCGCGGGGAAGTGTGTTCATAAGTAGCCAGCGAGATAAGTTAATAGCAGAGAGCTCGGTACCGTTGCTTTTGGACTTTACGGCGTCTGGGTGGTTCGCGTAGATAGATGAGCCCCAGAAGTCTTGGGCGGAGTTAACGGTGTCGAGATAGAAAGTGCGTGTGCCGTCCCTGATATCGACAACGGTTGAGGGAAAGATGGTAACCTTTATGCCTAGGGCAGTATATTTCTCTTTGGCTTGGACGAGCGCCGTATTAAAGTATGGGTTCGCTTCGAATAGGAAAATCTCTAGCATGGTGATATATCAGTCCGTTTCCCAGCTCGTGAATTAAATGCAATAATCCGGTCTCCATCAGCCAATCTACTCACCCGCCTGTTCGTGCGTCGCCCAGTCGGGACGGGGAAAATTGTAGGCAAATTTAGCGCCGTCATGTTGCAAAAAGGTCTCTAATGAGTCTGCGTTATTCGCACCGAGATCGACAAAGATATAACGCCGCTTTTCACCGCTCCGGTTCTGCATCGCATTTCTGGGTAAAATATCGTCGTAGCGGTACAGCGCGCCGAGGAAAACGACTGAAAGGATAAAAGCGCCGAGAATAGCGATGTTTCTATGAATTGACATGCTTGTATTGTAACTTCGAATTGAGGTGCTGGGATGATAGCCACAGCAATAAAGGAAATTACACAAAATAATGACTTGAGAGCGGCCTTAGAGGGGATAAACAGATTGAAAAGCGCTTCGCATTTTCGCTATACTCGCTTACTTCTTACCCTTTGTTAGCATCACTTTTAGTCCTGGGTCAAGTACTTCATGGGCTATCGAGGAGGGCCGGAAACGGAGAGCCACGTTGTCAGCTACGACACAACATAGTGTTGCGTGGGCTTTTTTGGGTGGCAATTTAGAGCCAACCCTTCAGGATACCTGCCAGCCACCTAACTTCATGGGGTATATAGTAGGTGGCAATGTACGAGATTAACACTTGTCCGCAATGAAAGAGCCTAGCTACCGACAACTAGTTTGTTCAGAAAGAACTGGTGGTGGGTCCGGGTAGCCCGCCACTGGCTTAACCGTCAAACTATTGCCGCCAGAGGCACAGAGCAGAGTTTGGAACTCACCTTTCTAAGGAAGGGAGGCTAGGGGCCAACTGGATaaataatagttgtaattattactctgCCTAGTTTGGTTGGGTTGTCAGACGACATACAGTAGAGCTAAAAGTGTATATCACGTGACTTATCACGTGACTGCTAGTAAGAAGTGGACTGAGTAGAATTAAGCTGGGAGAGCTCCTCGGGCGTAGGGGGGCTCTCTGGGGATCTATGCACTAATCACCCTCGtccttacggagtacagctagCTTACCCGGGACTGGCGTTCTAACTACTAGACCTCGTTACACTCTCTCTGGTGAACCCATTGCGTCTGACATATAGTGGATTCATAACAAAGCCCATCCTACTAGGGAAAATTGTTCTGAGTGTTGCGGACTGACCCCAGTAGGGCAAACAGTGGCCatactactagccgttgcgcCATGCGGCGCCCCCTTGCTGTATCTAGTAAAAGGGTACGTATTGATAAAGCTAACACTTTATCAATTAGCCACGCTTTTAAGGGCCGTTACTGCTCTTCTTAACCATTGTACTTGGGCAAAGCCCAAGACCAATAATATGGAAAAGGTGAAGTTTTCCTCTTTCCTTTTATTAAAAAGGCTTTCTTTTAAGTTAAAAAAAATAAGGCTCTAgtatttagtatatttaagTTCCCTTCTTGTAGTAACTCAACTATTGAAAAGCGCTGGAAATCTTCCCAAgtgttataatattaggctttgcctaatagagctatgtcttAGGACAGAGTTACGTACGGTAGCACGTAACtcgtatcctataactaagcaggcattagagtataagtactctaatgcctagtacctcgAGTTAGCGTtctgtagatttcttaacaactatttccgaccactagatactagcagtactagtaactctataacaCCAAGCCCAATATTACTTAGTCAAAGTAACTCAGTATTATGGTCTTGGGCTTTGCCTAAGTACAACAATTAAGAAAAGTAGCAACGGCCCCTATAAGCGTAGCTAATTAATAAAGTATTAGCTTTATCAATACGTACCCTTTTGCTGGATGCAATAAGGGGGCGCTGCATAgcgcaacggctagtagtatAGCTATTGCTTATACCCTACTGGGGTTAGTCCGTAACATTCCATACTTTTAACAATATTCATTACTGGTTAATTAAATGCATACACATACTTAAGAATCCAATATTCAGCCTAGCTAGGCCTTGCCTAATAACAGTACTATAATACAGTCCAAGTCTATATTTAATTAAGTATATAGTAAGTTAtctagtactatatatatatatcttaCTATATAACTAGTATATTTTTCATTTCTTAGTTAAATATTATATAGAACACTAAGGTACCCTTATATAATATTTGAGAATATCTCAGGACTATAATAAGCATACTTAGTTAAGTGAATTTGTAAGGCTAGGCGCCCGAGTAAAGCTCGGGTAGACAGGAAGGCAGGGCCGCCCTAGGAGTAGGGCACGCCCCGGCTATAAAAggagtataagtacggaAGCTTAAAAGGGAttaagctttagtcttgaATACTAATCGTACTACGCCTTACCTAAAGGTAGTACTTACCACTATAGCGCGTATACTACTATACCGTATACTTTAGTAATAGCTTCCAATTTAATAGCGTTTTGTAGTACAAAGACCGCCCTTTTTATTATAGACCTATAGATATTCTAATACTCTAGTTCTTTACTATTTTCGTATATTTTTTGCAgtattaataaatacctattttactatagtatagacctTTTTGTCTATAGCCTCTACCTTCCTATAAGCTTAAGCAATATTATTAtttacctttatataa of the Drechmeria coniospora strain ARSEF 6962 chromosome 01, whole genome shotgun sequence genome contains:
- a CDS encoding FkbM family methyltransferase, encoding MSIHRNIAILGAFILSVVFLGALYRYDDILPRNAMQNRSGEKRRYIFVDLGANNADSLETFLQHDGAKFAYNFPRPDWATHEQAEIFLFEANPYFNTALVQAKEKYTALGIKVTIFPSTVVDIRDGTRTFYLDTVNSAQDFWGSSIYANHPDAVKSKSNGTELSAINLSRWLLMNTLPRDFVIVKMDIEGSEYQILPHMADMSVWTVVDYLLVEWHSFGLTEEEPLARAAAEKLKNEGVQMPPYDSGA